In Thioclava sp. GXIMD2076, one DNA window encodes the following:
- a CDS encoding NUDIX hydrolase, producing the protein MTEPRLGVLAVCLTQTHALLVRRRNPPDAGLWGFPGGKVDWGETVAQAATRELREETGVVARAGSQIDAGDFITRDAAGAVAWHYYLVAIACRADDPQPVAGDDAMEARMVPFAEIEAGALAMSAGVTTLLQKARAARG; encoded by the coding sequence ATGACCGAGCCGCGGCTGGGCGTTCTCGCGGTCTGTCTCACCCAGACCCATGCGCTTCTGGTGCGCCGCCGTAACCCGCCCGATGCGGGGCTCTGGGGGTTTCCGGGCGGGAAGGTCGATTGGGGCGAGACGGTGGCTCAGGCAGCAACGCGCGAGCTTCGGGAGGAAACCGGCGTTGTGGCGCGGGCAGGGTCGCAAATCGATGCGGGTGATTTCATCACGCGGGACGCGGCGGGCGCTGTGGCATGGCATTACTATTTGGTGGCGATCGCCTGCCGTGCCGATGACCCGCAGCCCGTGGCGGGCGATGATGCGATGGAGGCGCGGATGGTGCCTTTTGCCGAGATCGAGGCCGGTGCATTGGCGATGAGTGCGGGCGTGACCACGCTTTTGCAAAAGGCGCGGGCCGCACGGGGATGA
- a CDS encoding DUF6476 family protein gives MSDPISDPDAPLPELRFLKWLVTALAVTMIAGLLTIVTLLVIRFNQPSENKLTLPETISLPEGTKAASVTMQPDRIIVVTEDGRVLAYSVSGRLTGQTRLSAP, from the coding sequence ATGTCCGATCCGATCTCCGATCCCGACGCGCCCTTGCCAGAGCTGCGCTTTCTCAAATGGCTGGTGACAGCCCTTGCCGTCACCATGATTGCGGGCCTTCTAACCATCGTGACGCTGCTTGTCATCCGCTTCAATCAACCGAGCGAGAATAAGCTGACCCTGCCAGAGACGATTTCACTGCCCGAAGGGACCAAGGCGGCCTCGGTCACGATGCAGCCCGACCGGATCATCGTGGTGACCGAGGATGGTCGTGTTCTGGCCTATTCGGTATCGGGGCGCCTCACCGGCCAGACGCGGCTGAGCGCCCCATGA
- a CDS encoding RluA family pseudouridine synthase, with the protein MEQRILRIEIGEEPPADRLDKALSALVPEEENLSRSRLAKLIADGAVTREGVAVTEQKTKVAAGEVYEITVEASREVETVAQKIDLEILWEDDDLIVINKPAGMVVHPAPGTPDGTLVNALLHHFGGNLSGIGGEKRPGIVHRIDKETSGLLVVAKSDAAHHGLAKQFEKHTVHRHYMAVCHGVPSAADPRLRGTKGVNFEQGGVLKITSQLARHKTDRQKQAVCFDGGRHAVTRARTVEDLQGVAALIDCWLETGRTHQIRVHMAHAGHGLIGDPVYGGRRKLPKSLGEAAIDAAANFPRQALHAATLGFVHPVTGEELEFSSPLPDDMEQLLTALRGNVSI; encoded by the coding sequence ATGGAACAGCGTATCCTTCGCATCGAAATCGGGGAAGAGCCCCCTGCCGACCGTCTTGATAAGGCTTTGAGCGCACTTGTGCCAGAAGAAGAAAACCTCTCGCGTTCGCGGTTGGCGAAACTGATCGCCGATGGCGCGGTCACCCGCGAGGGCGTGGCGGTGACCGAACAGAAGACCAAGGTCGCGGCAGGCGAGGTCTACGAGATCACCGTGGAGGCCTCGCGCGAGGTCGAGACCGTGGCGCAGAAGATCGATCTGGAGATCCTGTGGGAAGATGACGATCTGATCGTCATCAACAAGCCCGCCGGCATGGTGGTCCACCCCGCCCCCGGCACGCCCGATGGCACGCTGGTCAATGCGCTTTTGCACCATTTCGGTGGCAATCTGTCGGGGATTGGCGGCGAGAAGCGCCCGGGTATCGTGCACCGGATCGACAAGGAGACCTCGGGCCTCCTCGTGGTGGCGAAATCGGATGCCGCCCATCACGGGCTCGCCAAGCAGTTCGAGAAGCATACCGTGCACCGCCACTATATGGCCGTGTGTCACGGGGTGCCCTCGGCGGCCGATCCGCGCCTGCGCGGCACCAAGGGTGTGAATTTCGAACAGGGCGGCGTGCTCAAGATCACCTCCCAGCTCGCGCGCCACAAAACCGACCGCCAGAAACAGGCTGTATGCTTTGACGGCGGGCGCCATGCGGTAACGCGGGCACGCACGGTCGAGGACCTACAGGGCGTTGCCGCGCTGATCGATTGCTGGCTCGAGACGGGGCGCACCCACCAGATCCGTGTGCATATGGCGCATGCGGGCCACGGGCTGATCGGCGATCCGGTCTATGGCGGGCGGCGCAAGCTGCCGAAATCGCTGGGCGAGGCAGCCATCGATGCGGCGGCGAATTTCCCGCGTCAGGCGCTGCATGCCGCCACCTTGGGCTTTGTCCATCCGGTGACGGGCGAGGAGCTGGAATTTTCTTCGCCGCTGCCCGATGACATGGAACAGCTACTGACCGCGCTCCGCGGAAATGTTTCAATCTGA
- the rpoH gene encoding RNA polymerase sigma factor RpoH, producing the protein MSSYTNLPAPSPEQGLNRYLQEIRKFPLLEPEEEYMLAKRWVDHQDAESAHRMVTSHLRLAAKIAMGYRGYGLPQAEVISEANVGLMQAVKRFDPEKGFRLATYAMWWIRAAIQEYILRSWSLVKLGTTSAQKKLFFNLRKAKSRIGAYEDGDMRPENVAQIAHDLNVTEDEVISMNRRLSGSDASLNAQVGASEEGAAQWQDWLEDEDADQAEAYAESDELNTRREMLMGAMDVLNDREKDILMERRLREDPVTLEDLSAKYDVSRERIRQIEVRAFEKLQKRMRELAAEKGMSIPA; encoded by the coding sequence ATGTCGAGTTATACCAACCTTCCAGCCCCAAGCCCTGAACAGGGGCTGAACCGCTATCTTCAGGAAATCCGCAAATTCCCCCTGCTGGAGCCCGAAGAAGAATATATGCTGGCCAAACGCTGGGTCGATCATCAGGACGCGGAATCCGCGCACAGGATGGTAACTTCACACCTGCGTCTGGCCGCCAAGATCGCTATGGGCTATCGCGGCTATGGTCTGCCGCAGGCCGAGGTGATCTCGGAGGCGAATGTGGGCCTGATGCAGGCCGTGAAGCGCTTCGATCCCGAAAAGGGCTTCCGCCTTGCCACCTATGCAATGTGGTGGATCCGCGCGGCCATTCAGGAATATATCCTGCGTTCGTGGTCGCTGGTGAAGCTGGGCACGACCTCGGCGCAGAAGAAGCTGTTCTTCAACCTGCGCAAGGCCAAGTCCCGTATTGGTGCCTATGAGGATGGCGATATGCGGCCCGAGAATGTGGCCCAGATCGCCCATGACCTGAATGTGACCGAGGATGAGGTTATCTCGATGAACCGGCGCCTGTCGGGCTCGGATGCCTCGCTCAATGCACAGGTCGGCGCCTCGGAAGAGGGGGCCGCGCAATGGCAGGACTGGCTCGAGGACGAGGATGCCGATCAGGCCGAGGCCTATGCGGAAAGCGACGAGCTGAATACCCGCCGCGAGATGCTGATGGGCGCCATGGATGTGCTCAACGACCGCGAGAAGGATATTCTCATGGAGCGCCGACTGCGCGAGGATCCGGTGACGCTCGAGGATCTCTCCGCGAAATACGACGTCTCGCGGGAACGTATCCGCCAGATCGAGGTGCGCGCTTTCGAGAAGCTGCAAAAGCGCATGCGCGAACTGGCCGCCGAAAAGGGTATGAGCATTCCCGCCTGA
- a CDS encoding metal-dependent hydrolase → MKLTWLGHSGFRLEIEGATLLIDPWLAGNPTFPESSRAEAISGATHILLSHGHGDHSADTVAIARELGIPVVCIADIASYWAEAEGIETMGFNKGGTVDLGGAKVTMVNASHSSSMDGPNGPIYTGTESGFMIKGEGRCIYFSGDTDIMADMAWMGEYHAPDIGILCAGGHFTMDMKAATWAARKYFDFKTVIPCHYKTFPLLEQSAEEMVKGLPGVDVIEPEVLKPIEL, encoded by the coding sequence ATGAAACTCACATGGCTCGGCCATTCCGGCTTCCGTCTCGAGATCGAGGGCGCGACCCTGCTGATCGACCCTTGGCTTGCGGGCAATCCGACCTTCCCCGAGAGCAGCCGCGCCGAGGCCATCTCGGGGGCGACCCATATCCTTCTGAGCCACGGCCATGGGGACCATTCCGCCGATACCGTGGCCATCGCGCGCGAGCTGGGCATTCCGGTGGTGTGCATTGCCGATATTGCGAGCTACTGGGCCGAGGCCGAGGGGATCGAGACGATGGGCTTCAACAAGGGCGGCACCGTCGATCTGGGCGGCGCCAAGGTCACCATGGTCAATGCGTCGCATTCCTCGAGCATGGATGGCCCGAACGGCCCGATCTATACCGGCACCGAATCGGGCTTCATGATCAAGGGCGAGGGGCGCTGCATCTATTTCTCGGGCGACACCGACATCATGGCCGATATGGCCTGGATGGGCGAATACCACGCCCCCGATATCGGTATTCTCTGCGCGGGCGGCCATTTTACGATGGATATGAAAGCGGCCACTTGGGCGGCCAGGAAATACTTCGATTTCAAGACGGTGATCCCGTGCCATTACAAGACCTTCCCGCTTCTGGAGCAATCGGCGGAAGAAATGGTCAAGGGCCTGCCGGGGGTGGATGTGATCGAGCCCGAAGTGCTTAAGCCCATCGAACTCTAA
- the gatC gene encoding Asp-tRNA(Asn)/Glu-tRNA(Gln) amidotransferase subunit GatC, translated as MSIDIDTARKVAHLARIKVAEDNLPELASDLSNMLNLMEQLTEVDVEGVEPMTSVSPQRLKRRVDEVTDGNYQDKILKNAPDAREGFFAVPKVVE; from the coding sequence ATGTCCATCGACATCGATACCGCCCGCAAGGTGGCGCATCTGGCCCGCATCAAAGTGGCCGAAGACAATCTGCCCGAGCTGGCCTCGGATCTTTCCAACATGCTCAACCTCATGGAGCAGCTCACCGAGGTGGACGTCGAGGGCGTCGAGCCCATGACCTCCGTCAGCCCGCAGCGCCTCAAGCGCCGCGTCGATGAGGTGACCGATGGCAATTATCAGGACAAGATCCTCAAGAACGCCCCCGATGCCCGCGAGGGCTTCTTTGCCGTGCCGAAGGTGGTGGAATGA
- the gatA gene encoding Asp-tRNA(Asn)/Glu-tRNA(Gln) amidotransferase subunit GatA, protein MTLNTLKISEARDALRKGETTSVELTESCLKAIEGADALNAWSAKTPEMALDMAKAADARLKSGDAPAMCGIPLGIKDLFAVKGVPTQAGSNILKGFKPEYESTVTQNLWDAGAVMLGKLSMDEFAMGSSNETACYGPAINPWKVDDKARTPGGSSGGSAAAVAADLCLAATGTDTGGSIRQPAAFTGITGIKPTYGRCSRWGVVAYASSLDQAGPMTKDVRDAAIMLQAMCSHDPKDSTSTEIAVPDFEAALTGDIRGKKIGIPREYRLDGMPEEIAALWDNGMAMLRDAGAEIVDISLPHSKYALPAYYVIAPAEASSNLARYDGVRYGHRATLGKGDGIDDMYAKTRAEGFGPEVQRRIMIGTYVLSAGFYDAYYNRARKVRALIKRDFEQAFAAGIDAILVPTTPSSAFAIGEMKDADPVKMYLNDVFTVTLNLAGLPGVSVPVGLDKQGLPLGLQLIGRPWEEGELLNHALVLERAAGFNAKPNQWW, encoded by the coding sequence ATGACCCTCAATACGCTGAAAATCTCCGAAGCCCGTGACGCGCTGCGCAAGGGCGAGACGACCTCTGTCGAGCTGACCGAAAGCTGCCTGAAGGCTATCGAGGGCGCGGATGCGCTCAATGCATGGTCGGCCAAGACCCCCGAGATGGCGCTGGATATGGCCAAGGCCGCCGATGCCCGCCTCAAGTCAGGCGATGCGCCTGCCATGTGCGGCATCCCGCTGGGGATCAAGGATCTCTTCGCGGTCAAGGGCGTGCCCACGCAGGCAGGCTCGAACATCCTCAAAGGCTTCAAGCCCGAATATGAATCCACCGTCACCCAGAACCTTTGGGATGCGGGCGCGGTCATGCTGGGCAAGCTCTCGATGGATGAATTCGCGATGGGCTCGTCCAACGAAACCGCCTGCTACGGCCCCGCGATCAACCCGTGGAAGGTCGATGACAAAGCCCGCACGCCGGGTGGCTCCTCGGGTGGCTCGGCGGCGGCCGTGGCGGCAGACCTCTGCCTGGCGGCGACCGGCACCGATACCGGCGGCTCGATCCGCCAGCCTGCGGCCTTCACCGGCATCACCGGCATCAAGCCGACCTATGGCCGCTGCTCGCGCTGGGGTGTTGTGGCCTATGCCTCTTCGCTCGATCAGGCGGGCCCGATGACCAAGGACGTGCGCGATGCGGCGATCATGCTGCAGGCGATGTGCTCGCATGACCCCAAGGATTCGACCTCGACCGAAATCGCGGTGCCGGATTTCGAAGCAGCCCTGACTGGCGATATCCGTGGCAAGAAAATCGGCATCCCGCGCGAATACCGCCTCGACGGCATGCCCGAAGAGATCGCGGCGCTCTGGGATAACGGTATGGCGATGCTGCGCGATGCCGGCGCCGAGATCGTGGATATCTCGCTGCCGCATTCCAAATACGCCCTGCCCGCCTATTACGTCATCGCGCCGGCCGAAGCCTCGTCCAACCTCGCGCGCTATGACGGGGTGCGCTATGGCCACCGCGCGACATTGGGCAAGGGGGACGGCATCGACGACATGTATGCCAAGACCCGCGCCGAGGGCTTCGGCCCCGAGGTGCAGCGCCGCATCATGATCGGCACCTATGTGCTCTCGGCTGGCTTCTATGACGCCTATTACAACCGCGCCCGCAAGGTGCGCGCGCTGATCAAGCGCGATTTCGAGCAAGCCTTCGCCGCAGGGATCGACGCCATCCTCGTGCCGACCACACCCTCCTCGGCCTTCGCCATCGGCGAGATGAAGGATGCCGATCCGGTCAAGATGTATCTCAATGACGTGTTTACGGTCACCCTCAACCTTGCCGGTCTGCCGGGCGTTTCGGTGCCGGTTGGCCTTGATAAACAGGGGCTTCCGCTCGGCCTGCAGCTGATCGGCCGTCCGTGGGAAGAGGGCGAGCTGCTCAACCATGCTCTTGTGCTCGAACGTGCGGCAGGCTTCAATGCCAAGCCGAACCAATGGTGGTAA
- a CDS encoding N-acetylmuramoyl-L-alanine amidase: MTEPFPSPNHGERREGARPDHVVLHFTAMKDMASARERLCDPAAEVSAHWLIGNDGTMMQLVDEARRAWHAGVGHWGECSDLNSRSIGIELDNPGTRPFSHTQMAALEGLLARILRQWQIPPQNVIAHSDMAPARKFDPGPRFDWARLARQGLAVMPSQPVDGLAPDMAQFLTLAQLFGYTSPDHDHILPAVRLRFRPFHDGPLDSTDMGLIAALARDYGQDGDQWRAC; the protein is encoded by the coding sequence ATGACAGAGCCCTTCCCCTCGCCCAACCATGGAGAGCGACGGGAAGGTGCGCGGCCTGACCATGTCGTCCTGCATTTCACAGCCATGAAAGACATGGCCTCGGCCCGGGAGCGCCTGTGCGATCCGGCAGCCGAGGTCTCCGCCCATTGGCTCATCGGCAATGATGGCACGATGATGCAGCTGGTCGACGAGGCGCGCCGCGCATGGCATGCCGGTGTCGGACACTGGGGCGAGTGTAGCGATCTGAACTCCCGCTCCATCGGGATCGAGCTCGACAATCCCGGTACACGGCCGTTTTCCCATACACAGATGGCGGCGCTCGAAGGGCTGCTGGCCCGTATCTTGCGCCAATGGCAGATCCCGCCGCAGAATGTGATTGCCCATTCCGACATGGCACCCGCCCGCAAATTCGATCCCGGTCCGCGATTCGACTGGGCACGTCTGGCCCGACAGGGGCTGGCGGTCATGCCCTCGCAACCGGTAGACGGTCTGGCACCGGATATGGCGCAATTCCTGACGCTGGCGCAGCTCTTCGGCTATACCTCGCCCGATCACGATCATATCCTGCCTGCTGTCCGTCTGCGTTTCCGCCCCTTCCATGACGGACCGCTCGACAGCACCGATATGGGCCTGATCGCCGCCCTCGCCCGCGATTACGGGCAGGATGGCGACCAGTGGCGAGCCTGCTAG
- the scpA gene encoding methylmalonyl-CoA mutase — MTSKTEADKQAEWAELAAKELRGKPLDSLDWETLEGIRVKPLYTAADTEGLDHLGTMPGIAPYTRGPKATMYAGRPWTIRQYAGFSTAEESNAFYRRALAAGQQGISVAFDLATHRGYDSDHPRVVGDVGKAGVAIDSVEDMKILFDGIPLDKVSVSMTMNGAVIPILANFIVVGQEQGHDKAVLSGTIQNDILKEFMVRNTYIYPPEPSMRIIADIIEYTANEMPKFNSISISGYHMQEAGANLVQELAYTLADGREYVRTAIAAGMDVDKFAGRLSFFFAIGMNFFMEAAKLRAARTLWSRIMAEFSPQNPQSSILRTHCQTSGVSLQEQDPYNNVIRTAYEAMAAALGGTQSLHTNALDEAIALPTDFSARIARNTQLILQEETGITNVIDPLAGSYYVESLTANLIEEAWKLIEEVEEMGGMTKAVASGMPKLRIEETAARRQALIDRGQDVIVGVNKYRLAQEEPIDILDIDNVKVRESQIARLTQMRASRDEAACQAALAELSRRAKEGGNLLEAAVEAARARASVGEISMAMEKEFGRHRAEVKTLAGVYGSAYEGDEGFAQIQRDVEAFAEAEGRRPRMLVVKMGQDGHDRGAKVIATAFADIGFDVDVGPLFQTPEEAAQDAVDNDVHVVGISSQAAGHKTLAPQLIEALKAKDAGDIIVICGGVIPQQDYDFLKKAGVKAIFGPGTNIPTAAKEILQILEAQRG; from the coding sequence ATGACCAGCAAAACCGAGGCCGACAAGCAAGCGGAATGGGCTGAACTCGCGGCGAAGGAGCTGCGCGGCAAGCCTCTGGACAGCCTCGACTGGGAGACGCTGGAGGGCATCCGTGTGAAGCCGCTCTATACGGCGGCCGATACCGAAGGGCTGGACCATCTGGGCACGATGCCCGGGATCGCGCCCTATACCCGCGGCCCCAAGGCTACGATGTATGCCGGCCGCCCATGGACGATCCGGCAATATGCGGGCTTCTCCACGGCCGAGGAATCGAATGCCTTCTATCGCCGTGCGCTGGCGGCGGGCCAGCAGGGGATCTCGGTCGCCTTCGATCTGGCGACCCATCGCGGCTATGACAGTGACCATCCCCGCGTGGTGGGCGATGTCGGCAAGGCCGGTGTGGCGATCGACTCGGTCGAGGACATGAAGATCCTGTTCGATGGCATTCCGCTGGATAAGGTCTCGGTCTCGATGACGATGAATGGCGCGGTCATCCCGATTCTGGCGAATTTCATCGTGGTGGGGCAGGAGCAGGGCCATGACAAGGCCGTGCTTTCGGGCACGATCCAGAACGATATTCTCAAGGAATTCATGGTGCGGAATACCTATATCTATCCGCCCGAACCCTCGATGCGGATCATCGCGGATATTATCGAGTATACCGCGAACGAGATGCCGAAGTTCAATTCGATATCGATTTCCGGCTATCATATGCAGGAGGCAGGCGCGAATCTCGTGCAGGAGTTGGCCTATACGCTGGCCGACGGACGCGAATATGTGCGCACGGCCATTGCCGCCGGTATGGATGTGGATAAATTCGCCGGTCGTTTGTCCTTCTTCTTCGCGATCGGGATGAATTTCTTCATGGAGGCGGCCAAGCTGCGCGCGGCCCGCACGCTCTGGTCGCGGATCATGGCGGAATTTTCGCCCCAGAACCCGCAATCGAGCATCCTGCGCACCCATTGCCAGACCTCGGGCGTGTCTTTGCAGGAGCAGGACCCCTATAACAACGTCATCCGCACCGCCTATGAGGCAATGGCGGCGGCTTTGGGGGGCACGCAATCGCTCCATACCAATGCGCTCGACGAGGCAATTGCGCTGCCAACCGATTTCTCGGCGCGGATCGCCCGCAATACCCAACTGATCTTGCAGGAAGAAACCGGCATCACCAATGTGATCGATCCGCTTGCGGGCAGCTATTATGTCGAGAGCCTGACGGCCAACCTGATCGAGGAGGCATGGAAGCTGATCGAGGAGGTCGAGGAGATGGGCGGCATGACCAAGGCCGTCGCCTCGGGCATGCCCAAGCTGCGGATCGAGGAGACGGCGGCCAGACGTCAGGCGCTGATCGACCGTGGTCAGGATGTCATTGTGGGGGTCAACAAATACCGTCTGGCGCAGGAAGAGCCGATCGATATTCTCGATATCGACAACGTCAAGGTGCGCGAGAGCCAGATCGCGCGGCTGACGCAGATGCGGGCGAGCCGCGACGAGGCGGCCTGTCAAGCGGCGCTGGCCGAACTGTCCCGCCGCGCGAAAGAGGGTGGCAACCTGCTCGAGGCCGCGGTCGAGGCCGCGCGGGCGCGGGCCTCGGTGGGGGAGATCTCGATGGCGATGGAAAAGGAATTCGGGCGTCACCGCGCCGAGGTGAAGACCCTCGCGGGGGTCTATGGGTCGGCCTATGAGGGGGATGAGGGCTTTGCCCAGATCCAGCGTGATGTGGAGGCCTTTGCCGAGGCCGAGGGCCGCCGCCCGCGGATGCTGGTGGTGAAGATGGGGCAGGACGGTCATGACCGCGGTGCAAAGGTCATCGCCACGGCTTTCGCCGATATCGGCTTCGACGTGGATGTGGGGCCGCTGTTCCAGACGCCGGAAGAGGCGGCGCAGGATGCGGTGGATAATGATGTCCATGTGGTGGGCATCTCGTCGCAGGCAGCCGGTCACAAGACACTTGCGCCCCAGCTGATCGAGGCGCTGAAAGCCAAGGATGCCGGGGACATCATCGTGATCTGCGGCGGCGTCATCCCGCAGCAGGATTATGACTTCCTGAAAAAGGCGGGGGTTAAGGCGATCTTCGGTCCGGGCACCAACATCCCGACCGCCGCCAAGGAGATCCTGCAGATCCTCGAGGCGCAGCGCGGCTAG
- a CDS encoding DUF4174 domain-containing protein, which produces MANLNDFVWQKRPVVVFADSPADPAFADQIAELEDRWPELAARDVVVITDTDPATPSEIRRKLRPTGFALVILAKDGTVALRKPLPWTGREVIRSIDKMPLRREEIRRGALSAESPPRLAGIL; this is translated from the coding sequence ATGGCGAATTTGAATGATTTCGTCTGGCAGAAACGCCCCGTCGTGGTCTTTGCCGACAGCCCCGCAGACCCCGCGTTTGCCGACCAGATCGCCGAGCTGGAAGACCGCTGGCCCGAACTTGCGGCCCGAGATGTGGTGGTGATCACCGATACCGACCCCGCCACGCCCAGCGAGATCCGCCGCAAGCTGCGCCCCACGGGGTTCGCGCTGGTGATCCTCGCCAAAGACGGCACAGTGGCGCTGCGCAAGCCGCTACCATGGACGGGGCGCGAGGTGATCCGGTCGATCGACAAGATGCCGCTGCGCCGCGAGGAGATCCGCCGCGGCGCCCTCAGCGCGGAGAGCCCCCCGCGCCTCGCAGGCATTCTATGA
- a CDS encoding acetyl/propionyl/methylcrotonyl-CoA carboxylase subunit alpha, which yields MFKKILIANRGEIACRVMKTAREMGIQTVAVYSDADAQALHVQMADEAVHIGPPPANQSYIVIDRIMEAIAKTGAEAVHPGYGFLSENSKFAEALEAAGVAFIGPPVKAIEAMGDKITSKKIAQEAGVNTVPGYMGLIGDAEEAVRISEEIGYPVMIKASAGGGGKGMRIAWNAQEAREGFQSSKNEAASSFGDDRIFIEKFVTQPRHIEIQVLCDAHGNGIWLNERECSIQRRNQKVIEEAPSPFLDAETRRAMGEQSVALAKAVGYTSAGTVEFIVDGDKNFYFLEMNTRLQVEHPVTELITGIDLVEQMIRVANGEPLSIRQDDVKINGWAMESRLYAEDPYRNFLPSIGRLTRYRPPVQGQTASGGIVRNDTGVYEGGEISMFYDPMIAKLCTWGPTRADAIEEMRVALDRFEVEGIGHNLPFCAAVMDHERFISGNITTAFIAEEYPEGFEGVTLGADMLKQVAASVAAMERVAEIRRTRISGTLGNHERKVGDDWVVTLQGETYRVTIHADRAGADVGFDDGTTLRVSSDWTPGDQLAELLVDGAPLVLKVGKVSMGYRIRLRGADLKVLVQTPRQHELYQLMPEKLPPDTSKLLLCPMPGLVVKINVAAGEEVQEGQALATVEAMKMENILRAERRGVVKSVNAEAGASLKVDDVIMEFE from the coding sequence ATGTTCAAGAAGATCCTGATTGCCAACCGTGGCGAGATCGCCTGTCGCGTGATGAAGACCGCACGCGAGATGGGCATCCAGACGGTGGCCGTCTATTCGGATGCCGATGCGCAGGCGTTGCATGTGCAAATGGCCGATGAGGCGGTGCATATCGGCCCGCCACCCGCCAACCAGTCCTATATCGTGATCGACAGGATCATGGAGGCGATCGCCAAGACCGGCGCCGAGGCCGTGCATCCGGGCTATGGCTTCCTGTCGGAGAACTCCAAGTTTGCCGAGGCACTGGAGGCGGCTGGCGTGGCCTTTATCGGCCCGCCGGTGAAGGCGATCGAGGCGATGGGCGACAAGATTACCTCGAAAAAGATCGCGCAGGAGGCGGGGGTCAATACGGTTCCGGGCTATATGGGACTGATCGGGGATGCCGAGGAGGCGGTGAGGATCTCGGAAGAGATCGGCTATCCGGTGATGATCAAGGCCTCTGCCGGTGGCGGTGGCAAGGGGATGCGGATTGCGTGGAACGCGCAGGAGGCCCGAGAGGGGTTCCAGTCCTCCAAGAACGAGGCGGCCAGTTCTTTCGGCGATGACCGGATCTTTATCGAGAAATTCGTCACCCAGCCGCGCCATATCGAGATCCAGGTGCTCTGTGATGCGCATGGCAATGGTATCTGGCTGAACGAGCGCGAGTGCTCGATCCAGCGGCGGAACCAGAAGGTGATCGAGGAGGCGCCCTCGCCCTTCCTCGATGCCGAGACCCGCAGGGCTATGGGCGAGCAATCCGTCGCTCTGGCCAAGGCGGTGGGCTATACTTCGGCTGGGACGGTCGAGTTTATTGTCGATGGTGACAAAAACTTCTATTTCCTCGAGATGAATACCCGCCTGCAGGTCGAACATCCGGTGACCGAGCTGATCACCGGTATCGATCTGGTCGAGCAGATGATCCGCGTGGCCAATGGCGAGCCTTTGTCGATCCGCCAAGATGATGTGAAGATCAATGGCTGGGCGATGGAGAGCCGGCTTTATGCCGAGGATCCCTATCGCAACTTCCTGCCCTCTATCGGCCGGTTGACGCGGTACCGTCCGCCGGTTCAGGGGCAGACCGCCTCTGGCGGGATCGTGCGCAACGATACCGGCGTCTACGAGGGTGGCGAGATCTCGATGTTCTACGACCCGATGATCGCCAAGCTCTGCACATGGGGCCCGACCCGCGCCGATGCGATCGAGGAGATGCGCGTGGCGCTCGACCGGTTCGAGGTGGAAGGCATCGGGCATAACCTGCCGTTCTGCGCCGCCGTGATGGACCATGAGCGATTCATCTCGGGCAATATCACCACCGCCTTCATTGCCGAGGAATATCCCGAAGGGTTCGAGGGGGTGACGCTCGGGGCGGATATGCTGAAGCAGGTGGCGGCCTCGGTTGCGGCGATGGAGCGGGTCGCCGAGATCCGGCGCACGCGGATTTCCGGAACGCTGGGCAATCACGAGCGCAAGGTGGGCGATGACTGGGTGGTGACGCTTCAGGGCGAGACCTATCGCGTGACGATCCATGCCGATCGTGCGGGGGCCGATGTCGGCTTCGACGATGGCACCACGCTGCGTGTCAGCTCGGACTGGACGCCCGGGGACCAGCTGGCCGAGCTGCTGGTGGACGGGGCGCCTCTGGTGCTGAAGGTCGGCAAGGTCTCGATGGGCTATCGTATCCGGCTGCGTGGCGCGGATCTGAAGGTTCTGGTGCAGACACCCCGCCAGCACGAGCTTTATCAGCTGATGCCCGAGAAGCTGCCGCCCGACACCTCGAAACTGCTTCTGTGCCCGATGCCTGGACTGGTCGTGAAGATCAATGTCGCGGCGGGCGAGGAAGTGCAGGAAGGTCAGGCGCTGGCCACCGTCGAGGCGATGAAGATGGAGAATATCCTGCGCGCGGAGCGCCGCGGCGTGGTGAAATCGGTCAATGCCGAAGCGGGTGCCTCGCTAAAGGTGGATGACGTGATCATGGAGTTCGAATGA